A section of the Castanea sativa cultivar Marrone di Chiusa Pesio chromosome 12, ASM4071231v1 genome encodes:
- the LOC142618556 gene encoding 21 kDa protein-like translates to MESLSSKQFFASLFILLAISSYINSSLAATPKKVSTEFIKTSCNSTTYQKLCFTSLSTYANVIQTSPELLAMSAINVTLSSAKSTSTMMVNLSKSQGISPKVVAAMKDCVEELGDSVYDLKKSIGEMKKNKGSNFQLMINDIQTWVSAALTDETTCSDGFQGKAMNGNVKTLVRAGIVNVAHLTSNALALINRYASLHG, encoded by the coding sequence atggagagcTTATCTTCCAAACAATTCTTTGCATCTCTTTTCATATTGCTTGCCATCAGTTCCTACATAAACTCAAGCTTAGCTGCTACACCTAAAAAGGTTAGTACTGAGTTCATTAAAACATCTTGTAACTCAACAACCTACCAAAAACTTTGCTTTACCTCTCTCTCAACCTATGCAAATGTAATCCAAACAAGCCCTGAACTTCTTGCCATGTCAGCCATCAATGTAACTCTATCATCAGCTAAATCAACCTCTACGATGATGGTAAATCTCTCTAAAAGCCAGGGGATTAGTCCTAAAGTGGTTGCGGCAATGAAGGACTGTGTGGAGGAGCTTGGGGATTCAGTCTACGATCTGAAAAAGTCTATAGgtgagatgaaaaaaaataagggctCTAACTTTCAGCTTATGATAAATGACATACAAACTTGGGTTAGTGCTGCTTTGACTGATGAGACTACGTGCTCTGATGGGTTTCAAGGAAAAGCCATGAATGGGAACGTGAAGACCCTTGTGAGGGCTGGGATTGTGAATGTTGCGCATTTGACCAGCAATGCCTTGGCTTTGATTAATCGATATGCCTCTCTTCATGGTTAA
- the LOC142618557 gene encoding 21 kDa protein-like, with protein sequence MEGFSSKRFFASILILLAISSYINSSLAATPNKPSTEFIRTSCSSTTYPKLCFTSLSTYTNLIQTSPQLLASTALNVTLSSAKSTSTMMVNISKSQGMSPKVIAAMKDCVEELSDSAYELNKSIREMKNVKGSNFQLMISDIQTWVSAALTDETTCTDGFQGKAENGNVKTLVRGRIVNVAQLTSNALALINRYASLHG encoded by the coding sequence atggaagGCTTTTCTTCTAAACGTTTCTTTGCATCCATTCTCATATTACTTGCCATTAGTTCCTACATTAACTCGAGCTTAGCCGCTACACCTAACAAGCCAAGCACTGAGTTCATTAGAACCTCTTGTAGCTCAACAACCTACCCAAAACTTTGCTTTACCTCTCTCTCAACCTATACAAACTTAATCCAAACGAGCCCTCAACTTCTTGCAAGCACAGCCCTCAATGTGACTCTTTCATCAGCTAAATCAACCTCTACCATGATGGTGAATATCTCAAAAAGCCAGGGAATGAGTCCTAAAGTTATTGCTGCTATGAAGGACTGTGTGGAGGAGCTTAGTGATTCGGCGTACGAGCTGAACAAGTCTATAAGAGAGATGAAAAATGTTAAGGGCTCTAACTTTCAGCTAATGATAAGTGATATACAGACTTGGGTTAGCGCTGCTTTGACGGATGAGACCACGTGCACTGATGGGTTTCAAGGGAAAGCCGAGAATGGGAACGTGAAGACCCTTGTGAGGGGTAGGATTGTGAACGTTGCACAATTGACTAGCAATGCCTTGGCTTTGATTAATCGATATGCCTCTCTTCATGGTTAA